DNA sequence from the Fusarium verticillioides 7600 chromosome 2, whole genome shotgun sequence genome:
GAGTTTCCTCTGGAGCATCAGTATACTCGACCCCGATCATCCACTAAGGGACGATGTCATCGCAGCCCTCGATAAGCTCCCTCCCATGTCACTCAATAAGGATGGGCTCATACAGGAATGGGGCTTGAAGAATCACAAGGAGGCTGAACCTGGACATCGCCATGTATCACATCTCTTTGGCCTATATCCCGATGACTCTATCAGTATGGACTCGTCGCCGCTCCTGATCAAGGCTGCGAAGAAGGTTCTCGCGAGGAGAGCAGAGCACGGAGGAGGGCATACAGGCTGGAGCAGGGCATGGCTATTGAACTTTCACGCTCGTCTCAGAGACTCGGAGGGTTGTGACAACCACATGGATCTGCTGTTGAAAACATCGACTTTACCAAACATGTTAGATAATCATCCTCCATTCCAGATTGACGGCAACTTTGGCGGATGTGCTGGGATCTTAGAGTGTCTGGTCCAATCTACGCTAAGATCTGAGCCGTCACGACAGGTCGTCGTGATACATTTGCTTCCGAGCTTACCGTCATCTTGGGCAGGTGGGAAGTTGACTCATGTCAGGGCTATGGGAGGTTGGCTTGTTTCACTCGAGTGGAGGGTAGGCATGCTCGTAAAGCCTCTAAAGGTGGAAGCAACTGTGATGCAGGCTCCAGACGCTCTCATTGTATTTCCCAACGGGGACAAGGTTTGTGTGTCAAGTAAGAAAGCGGGCCAACAAAGTATATGGAATGAATAACATGTCTTGATATCGAAGATAAGAGATTTAATTAAATGTCGCCTGCCTTTAGTGTCGTGAGCTGGCTAGAATCTCGAAAACCTGACATATCACACCTGTGAATTTCCACTCCAAACCCAGCGTGAAATAAGTGTCGTCCAACACAAGAGCCCTCTCCGAACAAAATGACGCCTCAACAGTCAAACACGATTTGCCCATCATTCTATATTGCGTCCTAACCTGTATACTCAGAGCCACGGCTCAGACACATGAAATGCACTGGCGTCTAAACAAATGCCTTAGAAAACAGTagctcttcttgatccaaTTACCCCCTGAACTGTAGAACAGGGGATGTCTGTCACTCCATCCTGTATCTCCAATCGACCGTGAGTCCGTGACTTAGGATTCTGATAGAGATTTGCATTCCCCCGCTGACCACTTTGTTTAACTAAAACAGTCAGCATATGGAGCTTATATTAGATAGACCGTGTAGGCCGTTTGTTCGCATTCCATTGACGTCCAGCCTTAGCTAAAAGTGTTAATAGATCAAACTCCTAATTCAGTCTTGGAGCTAGCCATCTTACCACAACTGCTAGCCGCCATTGTAGTGGTCTCAGACACTTGACGTCCACGTTCAGCTGAAAATCGTCAATATGCAAAACTCACAATTCATTCCAAAGGGTCCCTACCTAATCTCCCAGCAGTTTCTGTCATTGCGTTAAGACCAGCCTTGGACGCTCTACGCTTTCCACGGAAGGTAGGACTCTGAACTGGCCTTTCTCGCGATTCCTTCCCAACAAGCATATTCTGTGGTAGAGGTTTCGGCCAGTGATTGGTAGGTGTCTAATCCGTAAGCTAGATATGTTATTGCGACTCTGAACTTAGGTAGGCCTTACCGTGGAGCGAATAGAACCATTAGAGTCACGGTTGGAACGCCTGCTCAAGTCACTGCCCTGGCTGGCCCTTTGCCTAGACTTCCCTTCCGGAAGCCGTTGGACGCTCCGAGGAACAACTGGTCCCAAGCTTTGGCGCCTGTATCTTGGAGCTGCCTCGTCTTTGCCTCCACCATGATGTGGCTTATCCTCTTGCTTTTGGACCTGAATCGTGACGGGCTGCGGGGTGGAGTCCCAGAACCCATAGCTTGGGCATACGCGCGACTATTGAGCCCGCTGCCGCCTCTGCCCTTGCCCTTACCGCCGCCCCCGCCGCAGCACATGTTGGCAGATGATGATACAGTAAAGTATGAGTAAGGTAGGTGCGTGTGTGTTTTTTTGGAAGTGGAAGTTATAGAATTTCTTAGTGAGGAGAAGTAAAAATGAGAGATAATGAGACAAGACGCAGTTATTTATAGTCTTCTAACTCTAAGGACTTAGATTTCTCTCTTTAAACTTTTATCTAGTCTCTGCATAAGTGTTTCAGCCTATCTCTATTATCCTAAGTATTATATACATCAGCTCCGCTGTAGCTCCTGAAAATAGGTCCTTACATAGCAACTTTCTAGACTAGAAGGACTGACCTCTATCAAGTGAGTCTAGGCTTTAGGTCTAGGTCGCAGATCCCAGTTACAAATCTAAACACGTTATTGCAACTTACACATTCTACCAGAGTAGTTGAACAATTATTGCGCTTCATACACATCCTCCTCCGCGTTCCCCTCTGGAGTCTGAGATCGAGGTAACCGCTACTCTTAGAAACAAAACAAGTATTGCATTACATAAATAGACAGCTTAAGCAATAGAGTTCCGGTGCCAGGTCACCCACGGATTCAATGTAATTAAGCCAAAGCAGAAACAGAGTCAGATAACACGTGTCTCATCAAGGGCATTTGCCTAACATCCGCCCAACCATAACAATTCTCATAACAGTCTCAGCACTCTCACGGGTCAATTTTTCCGCTTCCAAAACCGCATCATCCAAGCTCATTGGTCGCTGTATTATGCACGTAAAAGCATCGATTCCGATATCATAGTTCACACTGGCTCCCTGTCCAATCGTACCAGCGATGGCAATCACCGGAAGTCCATGTTTCTTGGCCAGTCTGGCCACTTCTGCGGGGATCTTTCCCCTTGGCGTTTGATCGTCAATGCCCCCCTCTGCAGTAAGTACAAGATCGCAGTCATCGAAGATACTGTGCAAGTTGATGTACTGCATAATAACCTCATATCTGGGTCTGAGTGCAGCTCCTACCAAGCGCAAGCCTGTTCCCAGACCCCCCGAGGCACCACCTCCAGGAGCAAGTCGGACGTTTTTGTCGCAAAGGATACCTGTAGTAATGTCTGCCAAATTCTCCATGGCTAGACTAAGGCGGGCGGCTTGCTCTGGGGTTGATCCTTTCTGGGGACCGAAGACATTTGCCACTCCGCCTGGTCCACAAAGCACGTTGTGCCAATTCACAGCGACGTCAATTTTGGCTTTCAAGACACGCTTGTCTACTCCAGTAAGGTCAATGGaaccaagcttcaggagcGACTCGCCACCACCGGCCAAGGGGAGGACACGTCCTCGGGTATCGACCAGCCTTGCCccgagagcttgaagcatCCCCGCGCCACCATCACAAGTCCCAGAGTCGCCGCATCCAACCAGAATGCGAGTGGCTCCAGCATCAAGCGCAGCAAGAATGAGTTGGCCAACACCGAAAGTTGTTGTCTTGCCTGGATTGCGACGATTAGGTGGGACTAAGCTCaggccagcagcagcagccatctcaaggACCGCCGTGGTTGGTTCATCGTCTTTGCggccaaggaggccaaaGAATGACGTGACTTCTTCCCCTACGGGACCAACCACGTGTATGGGGTGCATTGACCCCCCTGTGGCTGTGACAATGGCATGGGTGAAACCTTCACCTCCATCAACCAACGGAACTTTGCGAACTGAGGCATTAGGCTCTACGGCAAGAATCCCGGCTTCGATACAGTCTGCAGCCTCATTGGGCTGAAGGCTGCCCTTGAAGCCAGATGGACAGACAAGAACTCTCATACTTGGCGTAGCGACAGCGGAACCCATTGCCATCATGTTTGTGCGAATTTTGAGACTGAGTACGTAATTGAAGAAATGATAATGAAGAGGGATTGGTAGTGTATAAACGATAGGCTTGTTGTAGCGAATGGAAGCTTGCCAGCTAAAGTTGTTTAGAGCGAatgtgaagatgaggctgttgagtgTTTTGAACCGCTTCTTTCCTTGCCGGATAATGGCATCGTTATATAGATCAATGCTTCACTGACTATCGCCATGTTTCCAATGCCAATTGACCGCATTTCGTTTACTGAATGGTTCCATCCTCTCACTCAGCCTCGACCAAAAGAATGCACTAGCCTGCATCGCAGAAGGGATATGCCCCAGAATAGCAACAGGTCGTCTGCCACTCTGTCTTGAAACCAACTTTAGCTCAAATCTGCTTTTCTGTAATGAGCTTACGTCACGCGATCACACAAGCCACATGGCATAAATAGAATGCATCGATGTGAAGATTTGCCTCAAAGATTAATCAGGCGAGTCGGAATAAGGGACGCGTCATTCATCGCAGGGCTGGGGAGATCGTCACTGGGCAGCTCGCTTATGAGTTTGGCATGTCAGAGTGCGGAGGACAATGGAAGCTGTGACAGGGATAAaatttaagcttaattcAAGGTCTCGTGGCTTGAGTGGGCAATGCCGAAGTTAAACGTCATCAAGGTTGCGTGCTAAAGGCGCCGGCCATTGCTTGGCCCTTATCTAACTTCCGTGAACCATGCTTCTGCCAATCAACAAGAGACACGCCATGCACAAAAGGCATATTTATAGAACAGTCATTAGAGCAGATCTTTGGCTGCGAGAAGTTCACAGAAGCTTGTTTACCGCTGCCGAGTTCGCACTATATACTTTGAGGCTATGGCTTGTGAGTCCTAGAGTGAAAGCGAGAAGTCAATATTGTGAAGACT
Encoded proteins:
- a CDS encoding glycerate kinase, translating into MGSAVATPSMRVLVCPSGFKGSLQPNEAADCIEAGILAVEPNASVRKVPLVDGGEGFTHAIVTATGGSMHPIHVVGPVGEEVTSFFGLLGRKDDEPTTAVLEMAAAAGLSLVPPNRRNPGKTTTFGVGQLILAALDAGATRILVGCGDSGTCDGGAGMLQALGARLVDTRGRVLPLAGGGESLLKLGSIDLTGVDKRVLKAKIDVAVNWHNVLCGPGGVANVFGPQKGSTPEQAARLSLAMENLADITTGILCDKNVRLAPGGGASGGLGTGLRLVGAALRPRYEVIMQYINLHSIFDDCDLVLTAEGGIDDQTPRGKIPAEVARLAKKHGLPVIAIAGTIGQGASVNYDIGIDAFTCIIQRPMSLDDAVLEAEKLTRESAETVMRIVMVGRMLGKCP